A stretch of Myxococcus hansupus DNA encodes these proteins:
- a CDS encoding choice-of-anchor D domain-containing protein, with product MAHRQYEDTLEVVYQGSSASAGQVTRTFSLTGEGDTATLSASTESLNFGAVSPRTSRTLRITLTNTGRVPVELQNLTLNDDVYFKAALEGASDSKVIPVHGSRDVLVTFSPQDTSTLSAELSITLWNEAQPLPRIRLSGIGAYAMAQLTPSPVYFNTVPRGAPTTLPVTLRNIGTATLTVSNVIPNAPFSARPSQGTWPIDIVAGESRTIDVTFTPEVEGPVERQLTIISNSQGASNVQLTAVGTGTLPVLNLPGGTAIDFAAQVQNQESPPRDLVIKNTGLAPLELYAINSPNNFCIYATDPNGGTACPHSISGGTLQPQESAIFKLTARPTEVRAIVETLSISSNAATSPNLVTLSVNGTGGVTTASTSVDFGACNLGALVERQISITNTGLTGDEVTALELDPANSPWGSEFSAQLPLVIPNDGRSVPLTLRFHPRGNEVSQRRLTAHLRTRSGQTLTLTLQGTGTSSGLRVERTDELPFNYALDFGGVRTGTSSALVRLRLTHTGAPLGGGDAGTVAAAPVTLRSMSLEGADNASFSLGTPSLPFTLQPGGSTELTVQFIPGAEKRGFSAALRITSDAAGAPSQVVRLSGEGRDHLLFLSPANLDFGAQVAQANTKVTLPVDITNTSIQPIDITGIAIVGTADGAQSEPSHFEATSARGTRFTLQPRQSAQVGVAFTPRADITSKAALEFTSSDVSSPVARVNLAGKGLSTMFRDLSRTVDFGTVRRSVLISRKLVLTNDSTRSIVLRAATPEGAQAHHFHVIAPAFDAAGRTLAPSESVTLEIRYDTAQVATSEATLVLAVDDQPRAAQVALKGVTVENFLEAIPTSVDFGWGDMGVPSEPTRITLTNKSDATMRVSDVKVTNPAFELSAVNLPLELAPGEETTLSVTFRPQAGGPMTGEIQLFLQDPQSPALTIELHGQGRTLESEGGGCGCGAGGGGSALLGLVGLAALRMQRRRRP from the coding sequence GTGGCGCACCGGCAATACGAGGACACGCTCGAAGTCGTCTATCAGGGCAGCTCCGCGAGCGCGGGCCAGGTGACCCGGACCTTCTCGCTGACCGGCGAAGGGGACACGGCCACGCTGAGCGCCTCGACGGAAAGCCTCAACTTCGGCGCCGTGTCGCCCAGGACCAGCAGGACGCTTCGGATCACACTCACGAACACGGGCCGGGTCCCCGTCGAGCTCCAGAACCTCACGCTCAATGACGACGTCTACTTCAAGGCCGCCCTCGAGGGAGCCTCGGACTCCAAGGTCATTCCGGTCCACGGCTCCCGCGATGTCCTGGTCACCTTCAGCCCGCAGGACACGTCCACGCTGTCCGCGGAGCTCTCCATCACGCTGTGGAACGAGGCCCAGCCGCTGCCGAGAATCCGGCTCTCGGGCATCGGCGCCTATGCCATGGCGCAGCTCACCCCTTCGCCCGTGTACTTCAACACGGTCCCTCGGGGCGCCCCCACCACACTGCCCGTCACCCTCCGGAACATCGGCACCGCGACGCTCACGGTCTCCAATGTCATCCCGAACGCCCCCTTCTCCGCGCGCCCCAGCCAGGGCACCTGGCCCATCGACATCGTCGCGGGAGAGAGCAGGACGATTGACGTCACCTTCACGCCAGAAGTGGAGGGGCCCGTCGAGCGGCAACTCACGATCATCAGCAATTCCCAAGGGGCATCGAACGTCCAGTTGACCGCCGTGGGCACGGGCACCTTGCCCGTGCTCAACCTTCCTGGCGGAACGGCGATCGACTTCGCGGCCCAGGTGCAGAACCAGGAGAGCCCGCCCAGAGACCTGGTCATCAAGAACACGGGCTTGGCGCCGCTCGAGCTCTACGCCATCAACAGCCCGAACAACTTCTGCATCTACGCCACGGACCCCAACGGCGGCACGGCCTGCCCCCATAGCATCTCGGGGGGCACCCTTCAGCCCCAGGAGTCCGCCATCTTCAAGCTGACGGCCCGCCCCACCGAGGTCCGGGCCATCGTGGAGACGCTCTCCATTTCCAGCAACGCGGCGACCAGCCCCAATCTCGTCACCCTGAGCGTCAACGGCACGGGAGGCGTCACCACGGCCTCGACCTCGGTCGACTTTGGCGCATGCAACCTGGGTGCGCTCGTCGAAAGGCAGATCAGCATCACGAACACCGGCTTGACGGGTGACGAAGTGACCGCGCTGGAACTCGACCCGGCGAACAGCCCCTGGGGCAGTGAGTTCTCCGCGCAACTTCCCCTCGTGATACCGAATGACGGCAGAAGCGTGCCCCTCACCTTGAGGTTCCATCCCCGAGGGAACGAAGTGAGCCAACGCAGGCTCACCGCCCACTTGCGGACGCGCAGCGGACAGACGTTGACGCTCACGCTTCAAGGGACGGGCACCTCCAGCGGGCTGCGGGTGGAGCGAACGGACGAGCTGCCCTTCAACTACGCACTGGATTTTGGCGGAGTCCGGACGGGCACGAGCTCCGCGCTCGTACGGCTCAGGCTCACCCACACGGGCGCGCCCCTGGGCGGAGGTGATGCGGGAACCGTGGCGGCAGCGCCGGTGACGCTCCGGAGCATGAGCCTCGAAGGAGCGGACAACGCCTCCTTCAGCCTGGGGACACCCTCACTGCCCTTCACGCTCCAACCTGGAGGGAGCACGGAGCTGACGGTGCAGTTCATTCCGGGGGCGGAGAAGCGCGGCTTCTCCGCCGCGCTGAGAATCACCTCGGACGCCGCTGGCGCCCCCAGCCAGGTGGTGCGCCTCTCCGGTGAAGGGCGAGACCACCTGCTCTTCCTCTCTCCCGCGAACCTGGACTTCGGTGCGCAGGTGGCGCAGGCGAACACGAAGGTGACGCTCCCTGTCGACATCACGAACACGTCCATCCAGCCCATCGACATCACGGGGATTGCCATCGTGGGGACTGCGGACGGCGCTCAGTCGGAACCCTCGCATTTCGAAGCGACGAGCGCGCGCGGGACACGCTTCACCTTGCAGCCGCGCCAGAGCGCACAGGTGGGCGTGGCATTCACCCCCCGGGCGGACATCACGTCGAAGGCGGCGCTGGAGTTCACCAGCAGCGACGTGTCGTCGCCCGTCGCGAGGGTGAACCTGGCAGGCAAGGGGCTCTCCACCATGTTCAGGGACCTCAGCCGGACGGTGGACTTCGGCACGGTGCGCAGGTCCGTCCTCATCTCACGCAAGCTCGTGCTCACCAACGACAGCACCCGGAGCATCGTCCTCAGAGCCGCTACGCCCGAGGGGGCCCAGGCCCACCACTTCCACGTCATCGCGCCCGCGTTCGATGCCGCCGGTCGCACGCTCGCGCCATCCGAGTCGGTGACGCTCGAAATCCGCTACGACACGGCCCAGGTGGCCACCTCGGAGGCCACCCTGGTGCTCGCGGTCGATGACCAACCCCGGGCAGCGCAAGTGGCACTCAAGGGCGTCACGGTCGAGAACTTCCTGGAAGCCATCCCAACGAGCGTGGACTTCGGCTGGGGAGACATGGGCGTCCCCAGCGAGCCCACGCGCATCACGCTCACCAACAAATCGGATGCGACGATGCGGGTGAGCGACGTGAAGGTCACGAACCCGGCCTTCGAGCTGAGCGCCGTGAACCTTCCTCTGGAGCTCGCGCCGGGAGAGGAGACCACGCTCAGCGTGACCTTCCGTCCGCAGGCGGGCGGTCCCATGACGGGTGAGATTCAACTGTTCTTGCAGGATCCGCAGTCTCCCGCCCTGACCATTGAATTGCACGGCCAGGGCAGGACCCTGGAGAGCGAAGGAGGCGGCTGCGGCTGCGGCGCGGGGGGCGGCGGCAGCGCGCTGCTGGGGCTGGTGGGACTCGCCGCGCTGCGAATGCAGCGCAGGCGCCGTCCTTGA
- a CDS encoding choice-of-anchor D domain-containing protein: MKRLPHLLLATGVCLLASCGPDSLLAEPGLRDAPETPPLGRLQGALDGGEETDGGSTADAGSDAGTEPDGGISPDAGSDAGTGVLPRGLLFTSDRLMFGPRPGCESTEQSITLRNTHADSRQVLFYWTEGPFALKRVTVPGNPPAPPSPPYVLPSGESLSLTVEFTPEQPENVTGKLSLFTDDPLEPVVPLVLTGSGSGPFLLTDVTAIAFPPQAPGFGLTRNVTVRNPGDAVLALDTLTATAPFTVPSAPVTVQPGRSALIPVTFQPAPTDRGGFTGELVLTSNAVCSPVSRLRLSGSAVKPASLSVSPPVLSFGDQVLGTSSAPQRVTVRNEGDTLLTVSSPSLVSPEGAHFTVMPQGAFSLPPGSSKHLDVAFAPQSAGARSARLQLDSNDPLTPTFVELTGSTVAARISVEREPLALSFDPSSGGQQKLVRVRNSGNVAVELTPSVSHPAFHVEPSTPFRLAPDGAVQELLVTFTPPAAGSAAGTLTLSSASLPAPLDVTLSGVVKRTALTLTPTSLDFGSHLVGTPAPTREIQLWNPTDWPITLYPVPAGLLTPYVVSGIPADGLTIGSRSARVLTVSFNPSRWGNAFDASLQLLSDATDAIPAIPLRGIARGPELTLNTERLGFGTQIPGSNTVQTVTLTNRGNSNLELTRAVLDEPAHVEPTHFEVRGFVPRTVEPSQSMDVQVVFKPQSVGPKEARLGFHARMPGGPSEGTALPATLLLTGSAAGPVPLFEPSASVEFSTQEVGRTGTRALNISNDITAGGPLQLVSARILSSHTSADFHVDAIPPMNPPSAEVRLARHRSASPSRHGWRTGNTRTRSKSSIRAAPRARAR; the protein is encoded by the coding sequence ATGAAGCGCCTCCCTCACCTCCTCCTCGCGACGGGCGTGTGTCTGCTCGCGTCCTGCGGTCCCGATTCCCTTCTCGCGGAGCCAGGGCTTCGCGACGCCCCCGAGACACCTCCGCTCGGGCGCCTCCAGGGCGCGCTGGACGGGGGCGAGGAGACCGACGGGGGGAGCACCGCCGATGCGGGCAGCGACGCGGGCACGGAGCCGGACGGGGGCATCAGCCCGGACGCCGGGAGCGATGCGGGCACGGGAGTGCTCCCCAGGGGCCTGCTCTTCACCAGCGACAGGCTCATGTTCGGTCCGCGGCCTGGCTGTGAGAGCACGGAGCAGTCCATCACCCTCCGCAACACCCACGCCGATTCCCGACAGGTCCTCTTCTATTGGACCGAGGGCCCCTTCGCGCTCAAGCGCGTCACGGTCCCAGGCAATCCACCGGCGCCGCCTTCTCCGCCATACGTCCTGCCTTCTGGCGAGAGCCTGAGCCTCACCGTGGAGTTCACGCCCGAGCAGCCCGAAAACGTGACCGGGAAGCTCTCACTCTTCACCGATGACCCGCTCGAACCCGTGGTCCCACTGGTCCTCACGGGCTCGGGCTCGGGGCCGTTTCTCTTGACGGACGTGACCGCCATCGCGTTTCCGCCCCAGGCTCCGGGTTTCGGACTCACCCGGAACGTGACGGTGCGAAACCCGGGCGACGCGGTCCTCGCCCTCGATACGCTCACGGCCACGGCGCCTTTCACGGTGCCATCCGCTCCGGTCACCGTGCAGCCCGGACGCTCCGCCCTCATCCCGGTGACGTTCCAGCCCGCGCCCACCGACCGCGGCGGCTTCACCGGCGAACTCGTGCTGACCAGCAACGCGGTGTGCTCCCCGGTCTCCCGGCTGCGGCTCTCGGGCTCCGCGGTGAAGCCCGCCAGCCTCTCGGTCAGCCCTCCCGTGCTCTCCTTTGGTGACCAAGTGTTGGGCACCTCCAGCGCGCCACAGCGGGTGACGGTGCGCAATGAGGGAGACACCCTTCTCACGGTCTCCTCCCCCTCGCTCGTGTCTCCAGAAGGCGCACACTTCACCGTGATGCCCCAGGGGGCGTTCAGCCTGCCGCCCGGAAGCAGCAAGCACCTGGACGTGGCGTTCGCCCCGCAGTCAGCGGGGGCTCGGTCAGCGCGGCTCCAGCTCGACAGCAATGACCCGCTGACGCCCACGTTCGTGGAGCTCACGGGCAGTACCGTGGCCGCGCGAATCAGCGTCGAGCGGGAGCCGCTCGCCCTGTCCTTCGACCCGTCGTCCGGCGGCCAGCAGAAGCTGGTGCGGGTGCGAAACAGCGGAAACGTTGCCGTGGAGTTGACCCCGTCGGTCAGCCATCCGGCGTTCCATGTCGAACCGAGCACGCCGTTCCGGTTGGCGCCCGATGGCGCGGTCCAGGAGCTGCTCGTGACGTTCACGCCCCCCGCCGCGGGCTCGGCGGCGGGCACGCTGACGCTCAGCAGCGCCAGCCTGCCTGCCCCACTCGACGTCACGCTGAGCGGCGTCGTGAAGCGGACCGCCCTCACCCTGACGCCCACCTCGCTCGATTTCGGCAGCCACCTCGTGGGCACACCCGCCCCGACTCGGGAGATTCAACTCTGGAACCCCACGGATTGGCCCATCACGCTCTATCCCGTACCAGCGGGGCTCCTCACGCCCTACGTCGTCTCGGGCATCCCCGCCGACGGGCTGACGATTGGCTCCCGCTCGGCCCGGGTGCTGACGGTGAGCTTCAATCCCAGCAGATGGGGCAACGCGTTCGACGCATCGTTGCAGTTGCTGAGTGATGCAACGGACGCCATTCCGGCCATTCCCCTCCGCGGCATCGCCAGGGGGCCCGAGCTGACGCTCAACACGGAGCGCCTGGGCTTTGGAACCCAGATTCCAGGGAGCAACACCGTCCAGACTGTCACCCTGACGAACCGGGGGAACTCGAACCTCGAATTGACGCGAGCGGTGTTGGACGAGCCCGCGCACGTCGAGCCCACGCACTTCGAGGTCAGGGGCTTCGTGCCCCGCACGGTCGAGCCCTCGCAGTCGATGGACGTGCAGGTCGTCTTCAAGCCCCAGAGCGTGGGGCCGAAGGAGGCGCGGCTCGGGTTCCACGCGCGGATGCCGGGAGGCCCGTCCGAAGGCACGGCCCTGCCAGCAACCCTCCTGCTGACGGGCAGCGCCGCCGGCCCGGTCCCGCTCTTCGAGCCCTCCGCGTCGGTGGAGTTCTCGACGCAGGAGGTCGGCCGCACGGGCACCCGCGCGCTGAACATCTCGAATGACATCACCGCCGGCGGTCCGCTTCAGCTCGTCAGCGCAAGGATTCTCTCCTCGCACACCTCCGCTGACTTTCATGTGGACGCCATTCCCCCAATGAACCCGCCATCGGCAGAGGTGAGACTCGCGCGTCACCGCTCCGCATCACCTTCACGCCACGGGTGGCGCACCGGCAATACGAGGACACGCTCGAAGTCGTCTATCAGGGCAGCTCCGCGAGCGCGGGCCAGGTGA
- a CDS encoding type VI secretion IcmF C-terminal domain-containing protein, which produces MEHLRKLTSLIPAQYKSWVLIALVLVGVAVPLVLWLRARRQRARTTLDAPPPMSRNRLRNIRRSFLARLPLRHRAAVKDLPGALVMGPAGAGKSKLVELDVDWQRQARQFLPSYTEDSLLQIYLGPDTVVQELSAPLLEDDTPQARKALRRMWTDAFGPQQALAVLVLDARWLAETPPDEVRRTAQLLRGKLNLLAEVRRAPVETRVCLTHMDALEGFEDFARLLQEHRVPLSFELPRRGEEGHLASLLQSQEQYLALGLTSLPVDAFERLERFYSQGHRPFEALARFVTALLEGKTLAHAPRLSRVYLSSQAPTARAHGVLAVSTEAHDTEAVRQRYLRTHLQRAALIAMTCCLPIVATYSHFSWRLSQARDSVQRFEDTVQRMRDQGQEVSGSVVQDQVLAAGQSMDVMWRAMNWWPLLPYSFQADREALQLRLARGIREAHLRPALERCHKQPDLCRPEQAVYLLAALHASRDDALGQFVLSSLRHRPSWGFAKRAEAGPAPAADGLDSKRSWVTSLHLAESLVGDYIHISNKPWQAPATPEARWATWPFREELTLEGQLSRWQAHLKRLQELLHDQSLEPAKLERLDAELEALREERRQLQAWLDESALFSTLPRVLDLLNASEARVDTSRFKGLTSTLKTLEWMNTHREVLTAILRTEEEAYLGVKAVQKMTVAELLVRDGLWLQSTGNGPHAVTVLQGTFEFRPRDSSRQLLQALLRYHAKTGRMPFGGRGDEAGARDTQATTVAAARLEFDTRVRPLVDEFTQRLKNAELPLEEASQRQEHVRRKVDQFARGYRNRLFERVASYRFNAPYTSLLAEELSRLTQPSSDLVDMLRDVAQGATLTPLEGPYYESLRNAVAPFQPIVQVMRPDESGNYAALNPYRALLAQLSDELNAVSRAAAPAPAAGLPASDGSQGARLTELLTPLGRVALAMLLEEEGSYLRKVDAWLDQQGLIGELRQPFRQPFLAVRELGQKEIEQTLNRQWEDTWTRKLWPLLSRYPFNADATQEVEPGDLEVLRRKDGAFWDFVDRVLSPVSVERGSEWVLRGALREKLALPATLLPTLSRLSRLSGMLWDGEGRPRPLMLQVLPLPLPTAPTPGTFVTLGSLKCGRTAALAYNQSPAWQDFPLTWWDQQTSSLMLELRSPEQQAIQYATLEKSRSSWSCFRLLESSTRAGDQHRQWALRGRSAQSGQQSMEIRFGLKGEPWIPFREVPR; this is translated from the coding sequence ATGGAGCATCTCCGGAAGCTCACGAGCCTCATCCCCGCCCAGTACAAGAGCTGGGTCCTCATCGCCCTGGTCCTGGTGGGCGTCGCGGTTCCGTTGGTGCTGTGGCTGCGCGCACGGAGGCAGCGGGCACGCACCACGCTGGACGCACCACCGCCGATGTCGCGCAACCGGCTCCGGAACATCCGCCGGAGCTTCCTCGCGAGACTGCCCCTGCGGCACCGCGCCGCCGTGAAGGACCTGCCCGGCGCGTTGGTGATGGGCCCCGCGGGCGCGGGCAAGTCGAAGCTCGTCGAGTTGGACGTGGACTGGCAGCGCCAGGCCCGGCAGTTCCTCCCCAGCTACACCGAGGACTCGCTGCTCCAGATCTACCTGGGGCCGGACACGGTGGTGCAGGAGCTGTCCGCGCCGCTGTTGGAGGACGACACCCCTCAGGCGCGCAAGGCGCTGCGGCGGATGTGGACGGACGCCTTTGGCCCCCAACAGGCGCTGGCCGTCCTGGTGCTGGACGCACGGTGGCTGGCCGAAACACCGCCGGACGAGGTGCGGCGCACGGCGCAACTGCTCCGCGGGAAGCTCAACCTGCTCGCGGAGGTCCGCCGCGCCCCCGTGGAGACTCGCGTCTGCCTCACGCACATGGACGCGCTGGAGGGCTTCGAGGACTTCGCGCGCCTGCTGCAGGAGCACCGGGTGCCGCTCTCCTTCGAGCTGCCCCGGCGCGGCGAGGAGGGCCATCTGGCCTCCCTCCTGCAATCGCAGGAGCAGTACCTCGCCTTGGGGCTCACCTCGCTGCCGGTGGACGCCTTCGAGCGGCTGGAGCGCTTCTACTCCCAGGGCCACCGCCCGTTCGAGGCCCTGGCGCGCTTCGTCACCGCGCTGCTCGAAGGCAAGACGCTCGCGCACGCGCCCCGACTGTCGCGGGTGTACCTGTCCTCGCAAGCTCCCACCGCGCGCGCCCACGGCGTGCTCGCCGTCTCCACGGAGGCGCACGATACGGAGGCGGTGCGCCAGCGCTACCTGCGAACCCACCTCCAGCGGGCCGCGCTGATCGCCATGACGTGCTGCCTGCCCATCGTGGCCACCTACTCGCACTTCTCCTGGCGCCTGTCCCAGGCCCGCGACAGCGTGCAGCGCTTCGAGGACACCGTGCAGCGCATGCGGGACCAGGGCCAGGAGGTCTCCGGCTCGGTGGTTCAGGACCAGGTGCTCGCCGCGGGCCAGTCCATGGACGTGATGTGGCGGGCCATGAATTGGTGGCCCCTGCTGCCCTACAGCTTCCAGGCAGACCGCGAGGCGCTGCAACTGCGACTGGCCCGCGGCATCCGGGAAGCCCACCTTCGCCCCGCCCTGGAACGCTGCCACAAGCAGCCCGACCTCTGCCGTCCAGAGCAGGCCGTGTACCTGCTGGCGGCGCTCCATGCGTCGCGTGACGACGCGCTGGGCCAGTTCGTCCTCTCCAGCCTGCGCCACCGTCCCTCATGGGGCTTCGCGAAGCGGGCAGAGGCGGGCCCCGCGCCAGCAGCGGATGGGCTCGACTCGAAACGCTCCTGGGTCACCTCCCTCCACCTCGCCGAGTCGCTGGTGGGGGACTACATCCACATCAGCAACAAGCCCTGGCAGGCCCCCGCCACGCCGGAGGCGCGCTGGGCGACCTGGCCTTTCCGCGAGGAGCTCACGCTGGAGGGCCAGCTCTCCCGCTGGCAGGCCCACCTCAAGCGGCTGCAAGAGCTGTTGCACGACCAATCCCTGGAGCCCGCGAAGCTGGAACGGCTGGACGCGGAGCTGGAGGCCCTGCGCGAGGAGCGGCGCCAGCTCCAGGCCTGGTTGGATGAAAGCGCCCTCTTCTCCACCCTGCCGCGTGTGCTCGACCTGCTCAACGCCTCCGAGGCCCGCGTCGACACCAGCCGTTTCAAGGGCCTGACCTCCACGCTCAAGACGCTCGAGTGGATGAACACCCACCGCGAGGTGCTCACCGCCATCCTCCGGACGGAGGAGGAGGCCTACCTGGGCGTCAAGGCCGTGCAGAAGATGACCGTCGCCGAGCTGCTCGTGCGCGACGGGCTGTGGCTGCAGAGCACCGGCAACGGCCCCCACGCGGTGACGGTGCTGCAAGGCACCTTCGAGTTCCGCCCGCGAGACAGCTCGCGCCAGCTCCTGCAGGCCCTGCTGCGCTACCACGCGAAGACGGGCCGCATGCCCTTTGGCGGCCGGGGCGACGAGGCGGGGGCCCGGGACACGCAGGCCACCACCGTTGCCGCCGCGCGCCTGGAGTTCGACACCCGCGTCCGGCCCCTGGTGGATGAGTTCACCCAGCGGCTGAAGAACGCCGAGCTCCCCCTGGAGGAGGCCTCGCAGCGGCAAGAGCACGTGCGCCGCAAGGTGGACCAGTTCGCCCGTGGCTATCGCAACAGACTTTTCGAGCGCGTGGCGAGCTACCGCTTCAACGCGCCCTACACCTCGCTGCTCGCCGAGGAGCTCTCCCGCCTCACGCAGCCCTCTTCGGACCTGGTGGACATGCTCCGGGACGTGGCGCAGGGCGCGACGCTCACACCACTCGAGGGCCCCTACTACGAGTCGCTGCGCAACGCCGTGGCGCCCTTCCAGCCCATCGTCCAGGTGATGCGTCCGGACGAGAGCGGCAACTATGCCGCGCTCAATCCCTATCGCGCCCTGCTGGCGCAGCTCTCCGACGAACTCAACGCCGTCTCCCGCGCCGCCGCGCCCGCTCCCGCCGCGGGCCTCCCTGCCTCGGATGGCAGTCAGGGCGCGCGCCTCACGGAGTTGCTCACACCGCTGGGGCGGGTGGCCCTGGCGATGCTGCTCGAGGAGGAAGGCTCCTATCTGCGCAAGGTCGACGCGTGGTTGGACCAGCAAGGCCTCATCGGCGAGCTGCGACAGCCTTTCCGCCAACCCTTCCTCGCGGTGCGCGAGCTGGGCCAGAAGGAAATCGAGCAGACGCTGAACCGACAGTGGGAGGACACCTGGACGCGAAAGCTGTGGCCCCTGCTCTCCCGCTACCCGTTCAACGCGGATGCGACCCAGGAGGTGGAGCCAGGAGACCTGGAGGTGTTGCGCCGCAAGGATGGCGCCTTCTGGGACTTCGTGGACCGGGTGCTGTCACCCGTGAGCGTGGAACGCGGCTCGGAGTGGGTGCTGCGAGGGGCCCTGCGGGAGAAGCTGGCCCTTCCCGCCACCCTGCTGCCCACGCTCAGCCGGCTCTCTCGGCTGTCCGGCATGCTCTGGGATGGCGAGGGGCGTCCCCGGCCCCTGATGCTCCAGGTGCTCCCCCTCCCACTGCCCACCGCGCCCACGCCGGGCACCTTCGTCACCCTGGGCTCGCTCAAGTGCGGAAGGACCGCCGCGCTCGCCTACAACCAGAGCCCCGCCTGGCAGGACTTCCCCCTCACGTGGTGGGACCAGCAGACGTCCTCTCTCATGTTGGAGCTGCGCTCGCCCGAGCAGCAGGCCATCCAATACGCCACGCTGGAGAAGTCCCGCTCGTCGTGGAGTTGCTTCCGCCTGCTGGAGTCCTCCACCCGCGCCGGTGACCAGCACCGCCAGTGGGCCCTGCGGGGGCGCAGCGCGCAGAGCGGCCAGCAGTCGATGGAAATCCGCTTCGGGCTCAAGGGCGAGCCCTGGATCCCCTTCCGCGAGGTTCCCCGATGA
- a CDS encoding DotU family type IV/VI secretion system protein yields MKLEHWQIVFKVYRQVRALLDSWLPAEVAGDDRRTEVRVGREGLHQLQSLLLTTVEELRAGLGAHYRAEDVEDALPPFTYLVDELVLRRLAEDEQAAWPLLQYRLLGEEGGGDLFYEQADGLLNQPGAPPLVFEVLHFCLTAGFTGRYLGHTAKLREYKQRLADRIVTPVPAAPLPQEAGEVRPLLYEFPVRYYAAAGLCVVGVQGLLWWLSQ; encoded by the coding sequence ATGAAGCTGGAGCACTGGCAGATTGTCTTCAAGGTGTACCGGCAGGTGCGTGCCCTGCTGGATTCGTGGCTGCCGGCCGAGGTGGCCGGGGATGACAGACGCACGGAGGTCCGCGTGGGCCGCGAAGGCCTGCATCAGTTGCAGTCCCTGCTGCTGACCACCGTGGAGGAGCTGCGCGCCGGGCTTGGCGCCCACTACCGCGCCGAGGACGTGGAGGACGCCCTGCCGCCCTTCACCTATCTGGTGGATGAGCTGGTGCTGCGGCGCCTGGCCGAGGACGAACAGGCGGCGTGGCCGCTGCTGCAGTACCGCCTCCTGGGGGAAGAGGGCGGCGGCGACCTGTTCTACGAGCAGGCGGATGGGCTGCTGAACCAGCCCGGCGCCCCGCCGCTGGTCTTCGAGGTGCTGCACTTCTGCCTCACCGCCGGCTTCACGGGCCGCTACCTGGGCCACACCGCCAAGCTTCGCGAATACAAGCAGCGGCTGGCCGACCGCATCGTCACGCCAGTGCCCGCCGCGCCTTTGCCGCAAGAGGCCGGAGAGGTCCGGCCCCTGCTCTACGAGTTCCCCGTCCGCTACTACGCCGCCGCTGGGCTGTGCGTGGTGGGCGTGCAGGGGCTGCTGTGGTGGCTGTCCCAATGA
- the tssK gene encoding type VI secretion system baseplate subunit TssK, which translates to MELQKLARVRWQIGQTLLPDHFRAQEGSLAAEVRLYAELAGLPVLGVGALELNAVLLTEGTFSLSSLNAVMPGGHLVQVPGNAVVAPLSLEETGRSQLTVYLHLLQETRGADGLPLYAEDPPALHRALHVLQLSAEPTVDGAISTLALAGLTKNELGAWRLSRTQLPPLLRVGPHPFLDALFAQLDGLLEQAQGQLRTSIRDSYVRGDRLSNARRALCEVRQLQALRVDMRHGIHPPTYHLFEALRRLYFEVCCYLESEPEETLPAYVHEEPGPGLERWMELLNRSFRPQTSQRSYRPFECRDGRFQLTSLPKDTPAPNDFYLLVRRHERDKPRALEGVKLASPLRLPVVRRQALKGVPYRHVAYPSFPHAFDADIDWYQLTLESDEWQAALREDGLCFSATPAFEGAQVFLFWRRA; encoded by the coding sequence ATGGAGCTACAAAAGCTCGCACGGGTGCGTTGGCAGATCGGACAGACGCTGCTGCCCGATCATTTCCGCGCCCAGGAAGGGTCCCTGGCCGCCGAGGTCCGGCTCTACGCGGAGCTCGCGGGCCTGCCCGTGCTGGGGGTGGGCGCGCTCGAGCTCAACGCGGTGTTGCTGACGGAGGGCACCTTCTCCCTGTCCTCGTTGAACGCGGTCATGCCGGGTGGGCATCTGGTGCAGGTGCCCGGCAACGCCGTGGTGGCGCCGCTGTCCCTGGAGGAGACGGGCCGCTCGCAGCTCACCGTGTATCTGCATCTGTTGCAGGAGACCCGCGGCGCTGACGGCCTGCCGCTCTATGCCGAGGATCCCCCCGCGCTCCACCGCGCGCTGCACGTGCTGCAACTGTCCGCGGAGCCCACGGTGGACGGCGCCATCAGCACGCTGGCGCTCGCGGGGCTGACGAAGAACGAGCTGGGCGCGTGGCGCCTCTCCCGGACGCAGCTTCCCCCCCTGCTCCGCGTGGGTCCCCATCCCTTCCTCGACGCGCTGTTCGCCCAACTGGATGGGTTGCTGGAGCAGGCGCAGGGCCAGCTTCGCACCTCCATCCGAGACAGCTACGTCCGAGGTGACAGGCTTTCCAACGCCCGCCGCGCCCTGTGCGAGGTCCGTCAGCTCCAGGCCCTGCGCGTGGACATGCGACACGGCATCCACCCGCCCACGTACCATCTGTTCGAAGCCCTCCGCCGGCTCTACTTCGAGGTGTGTTGCTACCTGGAGTCCGAGCCCGAGGAGACGCTGCCCGCCTATGTCCACGAGGAGCCCGGTCCCGGCCTGGAGCGGTGGATGGAGCTGCTCAACCGCAGCTTCCGGCCACAGACGAGCCAGCGCTCCTACCGCCCCTTCGAATGCCGTGACGGGCGCTTCCAGCTCACGTCCCTCCCCAAGGACACGCCCGCGCCCAATGATTTCTACCTGCTGGTGCGGCGCCACGAACGTGACAAGCCCCGGGCCCTGGAAGGCGTGAAGCTGGCCAGTCCCCTGCGCCTGCCCGTCGTGCGGCGGCAGGCGCTGAAGGGCGTCCCCTACCGGCACGTGGCCTACCCGTCCTTTCCCCACGCCTTCGACGCGGACATCGACTGGTACCAGCTCACCTTGGAGAGCGACGAGTGGCAGGCCGCGCTGCGCGAGGACGGCCTGTGCTTCTCCGCCACGCCCGCGTTCGAGGGGGCCCAGGTCTTCCTCTTCTGGCGGAGGGCCTGA